In Primulina huaijiensis isolate GDHJ02 chromosome 4, ASM1229523v2, whole genome shotgun sequence, the DNA window CTGGAGCAACTCGACACATATGCTCCAACAAGGGGATGTTCTCCACATACACTCCATCGACCGGGAGAAAACTATATATGGGGAACTCCGCTACATCTGAGGTGGTGGGAActggaaatgtggtactgaaGATGACATCGAGTTTGAAAGTAACACTTGTTGATGCACTTCATGTACCGGACATAAGAAAGAACCTCGTGTCGAGGTCTCTGTTGGTCAAACATGGGTTTAGACTAGTATTTGAGTCTAACAAAGTTGTATTGACCAAGAATGGTCATTTTATTGGAAAAGGATATCTCGATGAGAACCTTTTCAAGTTGAATGTAATGGCTATACGCCAAAATGTTGTTGAAAGTAATAAAGACAAAAGTTCTATTTACTTGCTTGAGTGTTCTCATTTATGACATGTTCGTTTAGGACACGTAAATTTTAATACCTTGCAACATTTAATGAAACTGGAATTATTGCCGAAACACAACGTCGATCCAACACACAAATGCGAAATATGTGTTGAAGCAAAAATGACCAAAGCGCCTTACCACTCAattgaaagatgtacaactccTCTAGAACTAATACACACCGATCTTGGTGATTTAAAGTTTGTACAAACTAGAGGAGGGAAAAGATACTACGTGACATTCATTGACGATCATACGAGGTACTGTTACGTTTATCTTTTGAGGTCTAAAGATGAAGCTCTTGAAGCATTCAAAGGTTATAAGACCGAAGTTGAGAATCAACTAGGCAAACAAATAAAGAGAGTTCGAAGCGATAGAGGGGGCGAATACGGAGCACCGTTTGATGAATTCTACACATCTTTGGGCATAATTCATGAGACGACTGCTCCTTATTCACCCCAATCGAATGGCATTGCCGAAAGAAATAATCGAACTCTGAAAGATATGATGAATGCTATGTTAATAAGTTCAGGActaccccaaaacttgtggGGGGGGAAGCAATACTATCTGCTAATCACATCCTGAAAAAGATACCccacaaaaaaaaatgacaagtcaccttatgaattgtggaaaggtcacaaaccttcctacaagtaccttaaagtgtgggggtgtctaGCTAAGGTTGAAATACCAAAGCCTAAACAAGAGAGAATTGGACCAAAGACGGTAGACTGCATATTCATCGGATATGCACATAATAGTAGTGCCTATAGGTTTATAGTGCACAAATCCGAAAATGTAGAAATGAATACGGGCATGAAAATTGAGTCAAGAAATGCAGTaggttttgaaaatatatttccttgtaaagaaaggaaagaaaatagTTCTAGCAAACGAAAACTGGAGACGGAGCATGCAGGTCAAGTACCTACACATGAACCAACTCTAAAAGAAAATGCTACACCATTGGAAAGTTCTTCAAAGGAGCAAGAGCAAAGAAGTAGCAAAAGGGCTAGAATCTCAAAGTCCTTTGGTCCAGACTTCCATACTTTATGTTGGAGAATGAACCAAAGGACATACAAGATGCTCTGGCTAGCCCTGAAGCTCCCTATTGGAAAGaagccatcaactctgaaatggatTACATATTGCAAAACCATACTTGGGAACTAGTGGATCTTCCACCAGGTACTAAGCCAttgggatgcaaatggatattgaaaaagaaaatgagaattgatggaagtattgaaaaatacaaagccaGGCTTGTGGCCAAAGGCTATAGACAAAGAGAAGGTCATGATTTCTTCGACAAATATTCACCAGTTTAAAGAATAACATCCATTCGTGTGCTCATTGCTATTGCAGCTTTGCATAACCTTGAgatacatcaaatggatgtcaaaacggcattcttaaatggtgaacttgaagaagaaatacaTATGGAGCAACCTAAAGGCTTTATTGTTAAAGGACAAGAAAGAAAGGTCTGTCGTTTAATTAAGTCACTATACGGACTTAAACAAGCGCCCAAGCAgtggcacgaaaaatttgagAAGGTAGTATTGTCAAATGGATTTAAGATTAATGAGTGTGATAAATGTGTTTACGTTAAAGGCACTCGAGAATCTTATGTGATAGTatgtctatatgtggatgacatgctaataatggggaatagccaagagttgattaagggtacaaagaaaatgttgacaaaacattttgatatgaaaggTATGGGTATTGTTGATGTAATTCTAGGGATTAAAATATTTAGAACTCCAGAAGCAATAATCCTATCTCAGTCTCATTATGTAGAAACAGTGTTGAAGAAGTTTAACGCTTATGACTCTACCCCAGTAAAAACGCCTTTAGACGTAAATGTCCATTTGGCGAAGAATCGTGGAGAACCAGTTTCCCAACTGGAATACTCCATAATTATTGGAAGCCTTATGTACATCACTAACTATACTAGACCTGACATCGCTTGTGCGGTTAACAAGTTAAGTCGGTTTACAAGTAATCCTAGTGATGCACACTGGAAGGCATTGACAAGGGTGCTTAGATATTTAAAGCACACCTCAGAATATTGACTAAATTACACAAGGTATCCTGCAGTACTTGAAGGATActgtgatgcaaattggatttcTGACACCAAGGATTCCAAATCCACCAGCGGCTATGTATTTACCATTGGTGGAGGAGCAATCTCTTGGAGGTCATCGAAACAAACTTGCATTGCTAGATCTACTATGGAATCAGAGTTCATAGCGCTAGATAAAACTGCAGAAGAAGCTGAATGGCTTCGTAACTTTCTAGAGGACATTCCGTGTTGGACAAGTCCAGTGCCAGCAATCATGATACATTGCGATAGTCAGTCGGCAATTGCAAGGGCACAAAACAGTATGTACAATGGCAAGTCTCGACACATTCGTTGAATACATAATACTGTACGACAGTTGATCTCTAATGGAGTTATATCtattgattatattaaatcaaaggaTAACTTAGCGGATCCGCTTACAAAAACATTAAATAGAGATCAAATGTACTGTCTGTCAAGAGGAATGGGTTTAACACCtaccaaataaagttttcatagtggcaacccaaccttgttgattggagatcccaagatcTTGGTTCAATGGGAAAACTAAATTATGAGAACTTGAGGAATCACTCCTCATTCCTATGACGATGAGTGAAGTTGCCTACAAAGGTACTGAGGTTAATTATTgtacttttaatgattctgTAGCTTGCAAAAGCGCGGTAAGTAGGATACCCTTTTACAAGGAGATCACCTATGTACGTGTGAGTACGGGCCGCCTCGATGAAACACGTATGAAGCCAAGATGTGTTCCATGGCCAAAACGGACACAACCGATAAAACaaatggaaatggaagaaaggttatcatgtgggtacagttgtctgggtttacatgaaccgccaagaagttcaagacatcacGTTCACTTCGTGGCCTAATAAATCCGATTGTATTCCACTAAGGAAGGTTAAAAGCCAAAAGCCACCTCTcctgatgtgataatttttcgtatatactctctcttatgcatcacgagcattcatgcattaatttaattcatgtgggggattgttggaaaattttgatgcttaatgaatgaaaattacgcaaattaatcaatgtgtttgatttgaaaaattcgaaaagaaaaacgaagcttaatgaacgaatattaagtccggtggttctgaattaaactcgaaacgagttcatcaaatgttgaaaggaactcaaacgagtagtcggaacatgtaaaGGACAAAAATcagagaaaaaataataaaaaaaaatactgtaGCAGGCGCGCAGATGCACGCGGATCGGCGCGCAGGTGCGCGCGCTTGCCAGTGGCATGCGCGCACATGCTTGCAGAGCAGCGCGCATGCGCGTGCGCctgccgagcgctctcggcagGAGCTGTCGAGCGGGCTCGGCAGACGCTGCCGCTCTCGGCAGCGCGCGCACAGGGGCACGTCCTTCACGTTTTTTCGTGTCCCTTCGGGTTTTTCTGATGTTTTTTCAattccttggcattgtttgatgattgtggtcaGTTACAATGGTCAAGGGACACCATATGAATGAAAGAGCATGTCTTTTCACATGAAAATCATTAAAGACatgattattcaaaatcaaaacatacattttacatctttttttatttccttcttcctttcttcaacaagagagagttccttcatttccttgtgatagaacttgaatttttgagtgctcattattcaagtgttgtagttgtatcttgggagaagattgccaccaactctagcacattgtgagggcaaattcttcttaagtaaaaagtgttcaacacttgcctctacaagcaattatttttattttcttcttgttttcctCACATATTTGAATCCTCAAACAACAAATATAGTGTGGCTCAACAAAGGTTAGTTCACTTCAGCAATAACCAGAGTCCAATATGGCCGGCATACTTCAGAAAGAATAATTTAGCAGAAATTTTTATATGGCATAATTTTTCTATATCAGGATAGCCTTATTGCTATACGTCTTCCGATTAATTCGCAACATGTATATATGCTATTTCAAAGACTAAAGTAATCAAATCCCACATTGAAACTTAAAAAACATACACAAATACGTGAGAAACAGATAACATCATTTATGTAGGAAGCTATTCCAAGGATGTAGGACAATTCAAATAGTGAGCTTCATTTTATTTGCTCAATTTTTTGTTCTAAAATGGATTTTGATTCTCTTCGACGCCAACTGGAAATTGTTTTGAaaaattgtgaaaaaaaaatgaaagataaaACCTTCAAGTCCGACGTACTTAAGCTTTGTCCTTTCACCCACATTTGTTACAATGCAGTCTCTTTTACTTCCACTCTTTCCCCTTGACTGTGGCCGTCTCATGGTCTGCAAAATCAgatttttttagtaaatatatCAATTTCATACAtgcaatatcaaaattattctGACAAATAAGTTAATGAAATTATGAACCTTGACGAAGAATTTCTTTGAATACAACATTTTTTGTTCTTGCATCATCAACATTTTTGATTGAATTTGGCTTTATCAAGACTTTTGTAGCGGACATTGAAGTGCCTTTAGATAATGCAACATATAATTGGCCATGTGAAAACACAGGTTGTGGTAGGTATATACCAACAATTGGTATAGTTTGACCTTGTGCCTTATTAATTGTCATTGCAAAGTACAAACGAATTGGAAACTGTTTTCTTCTTAATTGGAAAGGATATCCCTCGTTCTCAGCAGGAGACAAAGGTATTCTTGGAATAAAAACATGTTTTCCAGCATGATGTCCAACAGTTATTTCTGCATGGATGACATTGTCTTCAAATTCCTTACAAACCATTTGGGTTCTATTACATAGGCCTTCAGATGAATCTAATTTTCTCAATAGCATAATTGTACAGTTTTTTTGCAAAACCAAACGATGAGGAGGCATTCCATTTGGAGTCAAGGTATTTAAAAATTCTTGGGGATAAAAATTATGAGTATCGTCAACAGTTTCATCAAAGCTTGCATATGTTTTACCTTCACCTTggaaaaaatgaataattttctCATTCAACTTGTCAACATATTCATTTATTGAAGTAAGTATTGCTCGACTTGTCATATATTCTGTTGATTCAGCATTTTCTTTTAGATTTGGGAATGTGTGATTTATTAGCATTACTTCATAAGACTCCTCATCATTTTTGCTATACTTGATAATCATTTCATCAGGAATTTTGATATTGCCTTCACTATCGGTAGGTTCAATCCCACTGCCTATTTGTAGCAAAAAATCGCTAAAAACAGGGTCAGGTTTTGATCTCATATTTTCAGTTAGAGTCAGATGTTGCATTTGTTTATACAAATAAGATTTTACTAAACTTGAATTAATTGTTTCTTGAATTGTGGCTTTTGGAACTACCGGCAAAACTTGCATGAATTCTCCTCCAAGAACAACCACCTTTCCACCAAATGGTTTTTGGATTCCCGTTATATCTTGTAAACTTCTATCAACAGTTTCAATTGCTATCCTCTTAGCCATCGGTGCTTCATCCCATATAATTAATCGTGTTACACGTAACAGTTCTTCAAGTCCACTTTGTTTTGATATTGTACAATAGCTTTCTTCATGCAAATCAATTGGGATTTTAAATCAGGAATGAGCTGTTCGACCACCAGGTAATATCGAAGCTGTAACTCCCGAAGTTTCTGTAGCAAGGGCAATCATTTTCTTTGCCTAACATTTGCTAGCAAAGCACGATATAAATATGTTTTCCAAGTTCCACCAGGTCCATTGACAAAAAAAGGCCACTTCCAATGGAATCTAAGCACTCGAGAATTTTTGAGAATGCTTTTCGTTGCCCTGCATTTAATTTGGATTGAGCTAGCAAGTCGTCAGGTGAGATTTCAATAAACATTTCCTCTCGAGCTTCTGTACAAATATTATCATTGTACTCATCTATTTCAATAGTTATTCTTGGCAAATCAAAAACATGAATACTTTTTCCCATactttccaaaataaaattcaagtttTGCAATGTCTTTGATACCAAAAATTCCTTGTTGCCATCATTTTCTTTCCTAAATTCTTCGGACATCGCGTCAAAATAAGTGTCCCATAATTTTCTGACATCGGATGGCTCACAATATACTATGATTGTTGCAAAAGTCTTCTCAAAGCATATGGCATTTGGAAGCTCATAGCATCATTCAAACGCTCAAAGTTGCTCTGATCTGATTCAAGCAACCCCTTTCTCTGTGCTGCTTCTTTGAATGTGAAAAAAATCTTTCCATTAACCGTTAACAAATAGTTAAAAGAAGTAGGTCCTCTTACATGATTGAGCAATAATCTTAAATGATACCTTTCTTATTTTGTAGGATTTGCAACATTTATACGTCCAATAACCTTTACTTTTTTCCTTTCATACCAACACTTGTTTCTTTTGTCCCATACATAATGTTCTGGGAATTCGGCATACAAATAAGATCTTGCTTTAGAGTTTATTGAGcacatatgaaaaaattcagTTAGCATCGTCTTTGAGGTCAATTCGTGTTGAATGACATTTTCCAAATTTTGATTCCTCCAAAATGCGATGCATTGTTTGTTGGGCAAGTGTAATGCCAAACTTATTACAGCATGGGATATCTCGtttaaatcaaattcaaatattcTCCACAGTGCTTCTTGTGCTGAGACCCACCTTGCATCTTGAAAGTTCTTAATCTCATCCACAACAGTATCACTATTGCTGGAGGCAATATGCACCACAACTTTATCatgtcatttatatatatatttgtaaagatatttGACAGTCGTCAATCCAGAGCATACTTCGACATTAACATGACAATCATACCTTAACAGAAGGTAAGAATTGTGAGGAACAACCCATTGATTGTTTAGCTTTGCCTTTCGTATATCAACTATTTGCCCATCATTTATTCTTCTATAAATTGGATAACCATCTTTTCCTTGTGTTGTACTTTGACAAAACTGGCGTGGATAGTTGCTTTTACAACGCCCAACAATCATACAAGaattctttttatttaaatcccCACAAGGACCATGCATCATATGCTTCACAACAAAATTATGAAGGTTGGAATTTTTGTCTTTGTTTGGTAATTCTGCTGATACATagtattcaaaattttcaggACCATTCACTTTAAGAAAAATGGCTTTCCGCAGCACATCATCAACAACGTGCATTACAAGCACGCTGCGAGtagtacttttaacggcgtgcatcaatatgtgcgctgttaatattgttgtacttgacagaaataacggcgtgcagtaaaagcacgctacggaaagtaatatccgcagcatGCATTTATATGTgctgtaaatattatatattttccgcagcgtgcttttaatgcgcgcCGTTAATAACATATACATTAACGGCGCGCGTAacaagcacgctgcggaaagtaatATTATAAACTATCTGCAGCGTGCAAaaatgtgcgctgttaatattctATGCATTCATGGCGTGCATTAAAAGAACGCTGTTGAAAATAcgtgaatttttaaattagcgacggttctgGTAAGATCGTGCTAATTTAAagttgcgacggttttacaagccgtcgctatatttagagaCGGTATAcaataaaccgtcgccgattttaaatcgacgacggtttaataaattACCGTCGcttatagcgacggtttctatTAAACTGTCGTTAATAGTCGTAAATCAGCGACAGTTATatttaaatcgtcgctaatagcgacggtttaacgcaaaactgtcgctaatagtcgcaaattgtctataaatatccgatttCCGTTCCACTTTTctcacaccacttcacaacgcTTAAAACTTTTTATCTTATGCGTTTTTAATTCCGTTTaggtacattttttttatttctgattaattttttaagtgtttGTTAAGATATCATAGTTGTattgtaatttttattaaaatttattaaattataaaataattttttttttatttttacgcaaaatttagcgacggtttgtaaaCCATGTAGCGACGatttataaccgtcgctaaatttaaacatCGTCGTTAACttagcgacggattataaactgtcgctaatttagcgacggtgtctTTGGttgttaaccgtcgctaattagcgacggttgtgtcaaaaaccgtcgctaatatttagattttttgaatattaacgGCGTATATTGCATGCTGCGAATAGTTGTATTAACAGCgtacatatgcacgccgttgataatagtattaacagcgtgcgcatgcacgctgcggataatcttgaactttcaacagctttcaattgcgcagcgtgcaatgtgcgccgcggaaagagtatttgtgcgctgcgaaaaaccatttttgttgtagtgattgATTTTAGAATCTTGCCTCAAAATAATCAACATGTTCATATGAGGCAACCCCCTATTCTGAAATTCCACCACATAAACAAAAGCAACAACCACTCCGAATATTGACTTtgtaattatttgattttttaaatcttgtaaCTTAGCTCGAAATACCCTAGTAGTTAAATCAGGTCAATCCTAAGGTTGTTGACCTTCTTTCAAATTATTTGTTATCTCTTTCCATTCTGGATTACAAGTCATTGTAATAAAAAGATCAGGTTTTCCAAACTTTCTTACTTATGCCATTGCATCAAGATATCTACGACGCATATCCCTTGGTCCTCCGATAAACGATGCTTGAAGAAcaatttttcttccaatttcATTTCCTTTTGTTTCTCCATTTATAATGCTGTCAACGATACCTTGATAAAGTTCTGACCTCATTTCCGCTTGGTTCCTTATAAAGTAATCCAATCTAGTTGTTTCAAGCTTAAGATACATATCAACGGCATATTGTTACAACAATCTTCCAGCATATAAAAGCATCGATGGCAtgttatctcttatttggaatTTGTAACAATAGTACTCTCGGCAAGAAACCATCTTTTGCTTGTCTTTGTTGATTACtatgataatatattaaaaaatgaaaaagtacacattcagaatatgacatttttcacaatttacaaataaatattatatataatacaaataaaaccatgcattaaattataaaaaatagagaaatatTATATAGTGAATTGGTAAAAGTTCTAACAATGTATTAAACTAAATCAAACAAATTAGATAAATACACAAAGAATAATAAAACCAAAACATCATTGATACATGTATAATCTTAATGTGATAGCAACTAAAGTATATAAGATGCATATTACATAAGTGGTAATGAaatcttttgaaaaattcaaagtCTTGACATGTGGATTCAATTATTTCATCTATCATGGAAGTGAAATATTTGTAAAAGTGATGAAATCTATTactttaaatatatatagattgaaaagaaaaaagactaAAACATGTACCATGTTGTTCCTCTTGAAGGATATTTTCGATAGAAGAAAAGTTCGATCGGACGGAAATATTatcttgaatttgattattAGCTTCCATGGACTTGTATTTGGGTATATTTTGATGCCAATCATTATCTCCATTCGGAAAAGAAGCGGATATTGTAAAAGATcataataaccaaaataatgtTTAATTCTATTACTCTGACCATTGAATCCATGAATTACGATGTCTCTATCATATGGTATATTAGCATTATTGCCTTCGATCCAAATGGCAGCAACTTGATCAACTGTAGGTGTattgtgtcacgccccgagtccgaagcgTCAGTGACATCCGTCATTGTTTagcaattacattgaaaacaataaagcctcgtatcaaatcaaaccagttttttcataaataaagtattgtcttacaatgacaatgaaataaatacatcagagttgcgaaatgcggaacACTAAACAAACGGGATAAAGtagttcttgatcttgatcatcgttcaccaaccccagaacgCTTCTAGCTCCTCCTCgttcatttgttcttcatttttatctgaaatttgtaaggggtgagtgttttgagaaacactcagcaagtgggggtcgatcgattccaaagatatatatagaacttaattctttaaaaatttcttttaacatactttaataacatactttcaaaacataatattcttgacttgacacaacagaaacgaagcgaataaaagacggatcttatcaaatgattcagaacagaacagaaacaattcaggtCATTTCAGAACAGAGAAAAcccactgttactcatctcatttccatggtcaaattgtccccaatatgttagtcctctaagaggtgaggccagaacatggttttatacccaccaatgggggccaaaacagaattacaattctcgtcccatttcgaattcgaatcataacagtgcaacagaattaAGAAATAACTGACAGAGcttttcagatattcagataGAGTTATTCATatagacacagcggaaccaagaaattcgaagcacataagagaacacataatcgatcgaaattttaaaattgaacacactgatattttcgaaaaagggacacaccaacatgcatgtcacattatttatatcaacgatttaaaatagaaacgaagtacataacaaaagcctACTTACCTATCTTGAAGGTAGAACCGAATTTATTTGCAAACTTTGGCACCTTGCCTCTCGAAATTTCCGCAGCACCTCGACGTATCTTTCACAAATACTGTCTTTACTCCAACAGCACCTCGGCACAGGATGACAACTCTGGACAGCACAAAATCTTCCCTTCCTTTTCTTCCTTTACTTCGGCCTAATGGTTTAGGGATAGGGGGAGAGAGGACCGAAATTTTAGAGGTCTTGGTGGTGTGTCATCTCTCAACCAAATAAGTAGTATTTATAGGTACAAAAAAAACTCTCCACCTTGCCACCCCCATTTGGCCGAATTCTTGGCCATCAAGAAAGGCTTGAATGTGATTAATTGTAGACCAAAATTCCATGTGCTCTTCCAAATTCCAAGACTAGTTATAATGATGGGTTCATGCATTCCTCAAGTTCTAGAATGATCATCCAAACTCCCATGCATATTAAGTTTGTCTTAACTCCTAGCTCcttcattgattatttcttgcataattaatttgtccaaaccttagctcctcccttagctccctttttggtcttgttaggacaagcttggttgaacTTCTTTAAGCTGacgaattgagtccttgagctggggttttattcctcccgtgGTAACTTCTCAATGGATACAGT includes these proteins:
- the LOC140975839 gene encoding ATP-dependent DNA helicase PIF1-like — translated: MAKRIAIETVDRSLQDITGIQKPFGGKVVVLGGEFMQVLPVVPKATIQETINSSLVKSYLYKQMQHLTLTENMRSKPDPVFSDFLLQIGSGIEPTDSEGNIKIPDEMIIKYSKNDEESYEVMLINHTFPNLKENAESTEYMTSRAILTSINEYVDKLNEKIIHFFQGEGKTYASFDETVDDTHNFYPQEFLNTLTPNGMPPHRLVLQKNCTIMLLRKLDSSEGLCNRTQMVCKEFEDNVIHAEITVGHHAGKHVFIPRIPLSPAENEGYPFQLRRKQFPIRLYFAMTINKAQGQTIPIVGIYLPQPVFSHGQLYVALSKGTSMSATKVLIKPNSIKNVDDARTKNVVFKEILRQDHETATVKGKEWK